Proteins encoded within one genomic window of Brachybacterium avium:
- a CDS encoding alpha-1,4-glucan--maltose-1-phosphate maltosyltransferase, protein MSETTDLTGLGAGIGRIPIMGVQPVVDDGRFPARCVAGETVTVSANAFREGHDAMGVQLVLASPDGQEHRQSLRCVNPGLDLWETTIQPADTGHWSFRIEAFSAPYDSWVHTAEVKIPAGIDTDLVCAEGALVLRQVLAEIEAGARPSADGPVVRAALESLRAPGLPASARVAPALAADLRGVLAERPLRDGVTVSGPYSLIVQRRRALYGSWYEFFPRSEGAHFDPEHGWSSGTLRTAARALDRIAQMGFDVAYLTPIHPIGSTFRKGRNNTLDPQPGDPGSPYAIGSAEGGHDAIHPELGTLEDFDAFVARARQLGLEVAMDIALQCSPDHPWVTEHPEWFTVRADGTIAYAENPPKKYQDIYPLSFDTDYEGLYAAIRDMLEHWVAHGVTLFRVDNPHTKPVRFWEELLAEFDQKHPEVIFLAEAFTRPTMMHTLGKVGYHQSYTYFTWRESAQELREYLEELVESAPYMRPSFWPTTHDILTPYMSSGGRSAFVLRAILAATLVPTWGIYSGYELVEDVPRPGAQEQIDNEKYEFKPRDYAGALARGQSLEPLLGTLNRIRREHPALQTLTTIRFHEADDEQVLVFSKHLDAAASGTGSPDTVLVVSLTAHDRDASTSVHLDLDALAVGEAFEVEDLLTGERFSWGRDPFVILSAADRPAHVLRIIHPEES, encoded by the coding sequence ATGTCCGAGACCACAGACCTCACGGGGCTGGGAGCCGGCATCGGCCGGATCCCGATCATGGGCGTGCAGCCGGTGGTCGATGACGGGCGCTTCCCGGCCCGCTGCGTCGCGGGCGAGACCGTCACGGTCAGCGCCAACGCCTTCCGCGAGGGGCACGATGCGATGGGCGTCCAGCTGGTGCTCGCCTCGCCCGACGGCCAGGAGCATCGGCAGAGCCTGCGCTGCGTCAATCCGGGGCTGGACCTGTGGGAGACCACCATCCAGCCCGCAGATACCGGGCACTGGAGCTTCCGGATCGAGGCGTTCTCCGCGCCCTACGACAGCTGGGTCCACACCGCCGAGGTGAAGATCCCCGCCGGCATCGACACCGACCTGGTCTGCGCCGAGGGCGCCCTCGTGCTGCGGCAGGTGCTCGCCGAGATCGAGGCCGGTGCCCGCCCGTCGGCCGACGGACCGGTGGTGCGCGCCGCGCTGGAGAGCCTGCGAGCCCCGGGGCTGCCGGCCTCCGCCCGGGTGGCCCCGGCACTGGCCGCGGACCTGCGCGGTGTCCTCGCTGAGCGTCCGCTGCGTGATGGCGTGACCGTCTCCGGCCCGTACTCCCTGATCGTCCAACGCCGGCGAGCGCTGTACGGCTCCTGGTACGAGTTCTTCCCCCGCTCCGAGGGTGCTCACTTCGACCCCGAGCACGGCTGGTCCTCCGGCACCTTGCGCACCGCCGCCCGTGCCCTGGACCGGATCGCCCAGATGGGCTTCGACGTCGCCTATCTCACCCCGATCCACCCGATCGGCTCGACCTTCCGCAAGGGCCGCAACAACACCCTGGACCCACAGCCCGGGGACCCCGGCTCCCCCTACGCGATCGGCTCGGCCGAAGGGGGCCACGACGCGATCCATCCCGAGCTGGGCACCCTGGAGGACTTCGACGCCTTCGTGGCCCGGGCTCGACAGCTCGGCCTCGAGGTGGCGATGGACATCGCCCTGCAGTGCTCCCCCGACCATCCCTGGGTCACCGAGCACCCGGAATGGTTCACCGTGCGGGCCGACGGCACCATCGCCTATGCGGAGAACCCGCCGAAGAAGTACCAGGACATCTACCCGCTGAGCTTCGACACCGACTACGAGGGGCTGTACGCCGCGATCCGGGACATGCTCGAGCACTGGGTCGCGCACGGGGTGACGCTGTTCCGCGTCGACAATCCCCACACCAAGCCGGTGCGCTTCTGGGAGGAGCTGCTCGCGGAATTCGACCAGAAGCATCCAGAGGTGATCTTCCTGGCCGAGGCGTTCACCCGGCCCACGATGATGCACACCCTGGGCAAGGTCGGCTACCACCAGAGCTACACCTACTTCACCTGGCGCGAGAGCGCGCAGGAGCTGCGCGAGTACCTCGAGGAGCTGGTGGAGTCGGCACCGTACATGCGGCCCAGCTTCTGGCCCACCACCCACGACATCCTCACCCCGTACATGAGCTCCGGCGGTCGCAGCGCTTTCGTGCTGCGGGCGATCCTCGCCGCCACCCTGGTCCCCACGTGGGGCATCTACAGCGGGTACGAGCTGGTCGAGGACGTGCCCCGGCCGGGAGCCCAGGAGCAGATCGACAACGAGAAGTACGAGTTCAAGCCCCGCGACTATGCCGGTGCTCTCGCCCGCGGGCAGAGCCTCGAGCCGCTGCTGGGGACGCTGAACCGGATCCGTCGTGAGCATCCTGCGCTGCAGACCCTCACCACCATCCGCTTCCATGAGGCCGACGACGAGCAGGTGCTGGTCTTCTCCAAGCACCTCGATGCCGCCGCGAGCGGCACCGGCTCGCCGGACACGGTGCTGGTGGTCTCCCTGACCGCCCATGACCGCGATGCCTCCACCTCCGTGCACCTGGACCTCGATGCCCTCGCCGTGGGCGAGGCCTTCGAGGTGGAGGACCTGCTGACCGGCGAACGGTTCAGCTGGGGGCGCGACCCCTTCGTGATCCTGAGCGCGGCCGACCGGCCCGCCCATGTCCTGCGGATCATCCACCCAGAGGAGAGCTGA
- the glgB gene encoding 1,4-alpha-glucan branching protein GlgB, whose protein sequence is MTETPDRPTATTPAARPLTAAVMPLGEHELGATATGSYHEPHSVLGAHEYEGGFTVRTLKPFAHEVAVVLPEGGTVAMEHEYDGIWVAVVERSELASHRIRVTWSPQAEPVEVEEPYRFPPTLGELDLHLIHEGRHEELWQALGSHVRSVDSVEGTSFTVWAPNARAVQVVGAFNGWDGRLHALRSLGASGVWEIFVPGIGDGEIYKYRILGADGVWRDKADPMARYAEVPPATGSVVTTSDFEWTDDRWLAERAAQDPLASRMSVYEVHLASWRPGLGYRDLATELTDYVTEMGFTHVELMPVAEHPFGGSWGYQVTGYYAPTSRLGTPDELRHLIDTLHNADIGVILDWVPAHFPKDEWALGRFDGTPLYEHADPRRGEHPDWGTYIFDTGRNEVRNFLVANACYWLEEFHVDGLRVDAVASMLYLDYSREDGQWVPNRHGGREDLESIAFLQEATATAYKRAPGIVMIAEESTSFPGVTRPTDAGGLGFGFKWNMGWMHDTLEYLGQDPIHRQYHHGEMTFSMVYQYSENFVLPLSHDEVVHGKGSLLRKAPGDDWQQAATLRTYLAFQWTHPGKQLVFMGIEFAQGTEWSEQAGLPWWLLEYPLHRGTQQLVKDLNAVQAEFPALYERDQDPGGFEWLIGDDAAHNALSYVRRDEAGDPVVVVVNFSAQPWHEYRIPLPEGGTWLEVLNSDSPVYGGSGVGNLGRVHAEQLPLHDRDHSVRLTVPPLAAVILVPERLRED, encoded by the coding sequence ATGACCGAGACTCCCGACCGTCCCACGGCCACCACCCCGGCAGCTCGGCCCCTCACCGCGGCGGTGATGCCGCTGGGTGAGCACGAGCTGGGAGCCACCGCGACCGGCAGCTATCACGAGCCGCATTCGGTGCTGGGTGCCCACGAGTACGAGGGCGGCTTCACCGTCCGCACGCTGAAGCCCTTCGCCCATGAGGTCGCCGTGGTGCTCCCCGAGGGCGGCACCGTCGCCATGGAGCACGAGTACGACGGCATCTGGGTCGCCGTGGTCGAGCGCAGCGAGCTCGCTTCCCACCGGATCCGGGTGACCTGGTCCCCGCAGGCCGAGCCAGTCGAGGTCGAGGAGCCGTACCGCTTCCCGCCGACCCTCGGAGAGCTGGACCTCCACCTCATCCATGAGGGTCGCCACGAGGAGCTGTGGCAGGCGCTGGGCTCGCATGTGCGCAGCGTCGATAGCGTGGAAGGCACCTCGTTCACCGTCTGGGCGCCGAATGCCCGCGCGGTGCAGGTCGTCGGCGCCTTCAACGGCTGGGATGGTCGCCTGCACGCTCTGCGCTCCCTCGGCGCCTCCGGGGTCTGGGAGATCTTCGTCCCGGGAATCGGGGACGGCGAGATCTACAAGTACCGGATCCTGGGGGCCGACGGAGTCTGGCGCGACAAGGCCGATCCGATGGCTCGCTACGCGGAGGTCCCGCCGGCGACCGGCTCCGTGGTGACCACCAGCGACTTCGAGTGGACCGACGATCGCTGGCTGGCCGAGCGCGCGGCGCAGGATCCGCTCGCCTCGCGGATGTCGGTCTACGAGGTGCACCTGGCCAGCTGGCGGCCGGGCCTGGGCTACCGGGACCTCGCGACGGAGCTGACGGACTACGTCACGGAGATGGGCTTCACGCATGTGGAGCTCATGCCGGTGGCGGAGCACCCCTTCGGCGGCTCCTGGGGGTACCAGGTCACCGGGTACTACGCGCCCACCTCCCGCCTGGGCACGCCCGACGAGCTGCGCCATCTCATCGACACCCTCCACAACGCCGACATCGGCGTGATCCTGGACTGGGTGCCCGCCCATTTCCCCAAGGACGAGTGGGCCCTGGGCCGCTTCGACGGGACGCCGCTGTACGAGCACGCCGACCCGCGCCGCGGCGAGCACCCCGACTGGGGCACGTACATCTTCGACACCGGGCGCAACGAAGTGCGCAACTTCCTGGTCGCCAACGCCTGCTACTGGCTGGAAGAGTTCCATGTCGACGGCCTGCGGGTCGACGCCGTCGCCTCCATGCTGTACCTCGACTACTCTCGTGAGGACGGGCAGTGGGTCCCCAACCGCCACGGCGGGAGAGAGGACCTGGAGAGCATCGCGTTCCTGCAGGAGGCGACCGCCACTGCATACAAGCGGGCCCCGGGCATCGTGATGATCGCCGAGGAGTCCACCTCGTTCCCCGGCGTCACCCGTCCCACCGACGCGGGTGGCCTGGGCTTCGGCTTCAAATGGAACATGGGCTGGATGCACGACACCCTCGAGTACCTCGGGCAGGATCCGATCCATCGCCAGTACCACCACGGCGAGATGACGTTCTCGATGGTCTACCAGTACTCCGAGAACTTCGTGCTGCCGCTGAGCCATGACGAGGTCGTGCACGGCAAGGGATCTCTGCTGCGCAAGGCCCCGGGCGACGACTGGCAGCAGGCGGCGACGCTGCGCACCTACCTGGCCTTCCAGTGGACCCATCCGGGCAAGCAGCTGGTCTTCATGGGCATCGAGTTCGCCCAGGGCACCGAGTGGTCCGAGCAGGCGGGGCTGCCGTGGTGGCTGCTGGAGTACCCGCTGCACCGCGGCACCCAGCAGCTGGTGAAGGATCTCAACGCCGTGCAGGCGGAGTTCCCCGCGCTGTACGAGCGAGATCAGGATCCGGGCGGCTTCGAATGGCTGATCGGGGACGACGCGGCCCACAATGCGCTGTCCTATGTGCGGCGGGACGAGGCCGGCGACCCGGTGGTCGTGGTCGTGAACTTCTCGGCGCAGCCCTGGCACGAGTACCGCATCCCCCTGCCCGAGGGCGGGACCTGGCTGGAGGTGCTCAACTCCGACTCCCCCGTGTACGGCGGCAGCGGGGTCGGGAACCTGGGCCGGGTCCACGCCGAGCAGCTGCCCCTGCACGACCGCGACCACTCGGTGCGCCTGACCGTGCCGCCGCTGGCCGCGGTGATCCTCGTCCCCGAGCGACTGCGGGAGGACTGA